The Candidatus Polarisedimenticolia bacterium genome includes a region encoding these proteins:
- a CDS encoding ATP-binding cassette domain-containing protein: MIAVAELRKYYQVHKRPPGLKAALRSVFRRRTTTVKAVDGITFEIRAGERVGFLGPNGAGKTTTLKVLAGLLHPTSGGVRVDGHEPRRREHAFLRKIMLVTGQKQQLLWDLPPAETFELNRALYDVPRAEFKETIDELIGLLDLEDLITKPTRQLSLGERMKCELAASLVHRPKVLFMDEPTIGLDVSMQAVIRDFIKRYNELRGATILLTSHYMDDVAALCPRVIVIDKGSLSYDGGLDALVRRVRPEKRVVLHLEGPVSAAALAQLGKVVTHDTVEAVLQVAQEEVNATVTKALATLPVQDLTVENAPLEEVMSELFSRSRAAREAEARQP, from the coding sequence ATGATCGCAGTGGCGGAATTGCGAAAGTACTACCAGGTCCACAAGCGGCCCCCCGGCCTGAAGGCGGCCTTGCGCTCCGTCTTCCGCCGCCGCACCACGACCGTCAAGGCGGTGGACGGAATCACCTTCGAGATCCGGGCGGGGGAAAGAGTCGGATTCCTCGGGCCGAACGGCGCCGGCAAGACGACGACCCTCAAGGTCCTCGCCGGGCTGTTGCATCCCACGAGCGGCGGAGTGCGCGTCGATGGGCACGAGCCGCGACGCCGCGAGCACGCGTTCCTGAGGAAAATCATGCTGGTGACGGGTCAGAAGCAGCAGCTCCTCTGGGATCTGCCGCCGGCGGAGACGTTCGAGCTGAACCGCGCCCTCTACGACGTGCCGCGCGCCGAGTTCAAGGAGACGATCGACGAGCTGATCGGGCTCCTCGACCTGGAGGATCTGATCACCAAGCCCACCCGGCAGCTCTCCCTTGGAGAACGGATGAAGTGCGAGCTGGCCGCCTCGCTCGTCCACCGGCCCAAGGTGCTCTTCATGGACGAGCCGACCATCGGGCTCGACGTCTCGATGCAGGCGGTCATCCGCGACTTCATCAAGCGCTACAACGAGCTACGGGGCGCCACCATCCTCCTGACCAGCCATTACATGGACGACGTGGCGGCCCTGTGTCCCCGGGTGATCGTCATCGACAAGGGAAGCCTGTCGTACGACGGAGGGCTCGACGCTCTCGTGCGCCGCGTGCGGCCCGAGAAGCGGGTGGTCCTCCATCTGGAGGGTCCGGTGAGCGCCGCGGCGCTCGCGCAGCTCGGCAAGGTCGTGACGCACGACACGGTGGAGGCGGTGCTGCAGGTGGCCCAGGAGGAGGTCAACGCCACGGTGACGAAGGCTCTGGCGACTCTCCCCGTCCAGGATCTCACGGTCGAGAACGCGCCGCTGGAAGAGGTGATGAGCGAGCTGTTCTCCCGGAGCCGGGCGGCGCGCGAAGCGGAGGCCCGGCAGCCATGA
- a CDS encoding VCBS repeat-containing protein — protein MTSISLNGNVGRPSPLVHADFDSDGHEDLALGGDSTRAVWVLLGNGDGTFQDLVGYGSASTFGSPVNLATGDFNHDGHIDIAAPEYFSDIVDVFLGVGNGTFAPALPQSLPSLSNSEGIAVAD, from the coding sequence ATGACCAGCATCAGCCTGAACGGCAACGTCGGACGGCCCAGTCCGCTCGTCCATGCCGACTTCGACTCCGACGGACACGAAGATCTGGCGCTGGGAGGCGATTCCACTCGGGCGGTCTGGGTGCTGCTGGGCAACGGCGATGGGACGTTCCAGGATCTCGTCGGCTATGGGAGCGCGTCGACCTTCGGAAGTCCGGTGAACCTCGCCACCGGTGACTTCAATCATGACGGCCACATCGACATTGCCGCGCCGGAATACTTCAGCGACATAGTCGATGTTTTCCTGGGCGTCGGGAATGGCACCTTTGCGCCGGCCCTCCCTCAGAGCCTACCGTCGCTCTCGAACTCTGAAGGGATTGCGGTCGCAGACTAG
- a CDS encoding putative metal-binding motif-containing protein — MAVTTESGIHIFINQSPFPGSCQDLDGDGFGSPGDPSCPSGAVDDCDDGNPMISPLASDGCDGVENNCDLRDGSNDDLDGYTTCTGDCDDARRSTHPGAQEFCNGFDEDCDGVVDVPGENGNDLAFDSAGTTLSWTASTVPSVTYNVYRGSWGAGPFSFAPACFASALTQSQVSATQSLPAPPRASSTSSPARIPAAKETWARTLSATRGPTAFPVPEGIRSLRDLLPVFGRLLEDHLHLVEGMIRPRVDEDRRVLRRYASEALRRAGEWIDDRMVRDFRDRH, encoded by the coding sequence ATGGCGGTCACGACCGAGAGCGGCATTCACATATTCATCAATCAATCGCCCTTCCCAGGAAGCTGCCAGGACCTGGACGGGGACGGATTCGGATCCCCCGGAGATCCCTCCTGTCCCTCGGGAGCCGTCGACGACTGCGACGATGGAAACCCGATGATTTCTCCGCTCGCCAGCGACGGTTGCGACGGAGTGGAAAACAATTGCGATCTGCGGGACGGTTCGAACGACGATCTGGACGGCTACACCACCTGCACCGGCGACTGCGACGACGCCAGGAGAAGCACCCATCCGGGAGCTCAGGAATTCTGCAACGGATTCGACGAGGACTGCGACGGGGTGGTGGACGTGCCGGGAGAAAACGGGAACGACCTTGCCTTCGACTCGGCAGGGACGACGCTGAGCTGGACCGCCTCAACGGTGCCCAGCGTGACGTACAACGTCTATCGAGGAAGCTGGGGAGCGGGGCCTTTCTCCTTTGCTCCGGCTTGCTTCGCGTCGGCTTTGACGCAGTCGCAGGTCTCGGCCACGCAATCCCTGCCAGCCCCGCCAAGGGCTTCTTCTACGTCGTCACCGGCAAGAATTCCTGCGGCGAAGGAAACATGGGCTCGAACTCTCTCGGCAACCCGCGGCCCAACAGCATTCCCTGTCCCTGAGGGTATCCGGAGCCTCCGGGATCTTCTTCCTGTCTTCGGACGCCTACTGGAGGATCATCTTCATCTTGTTGAAGGGATGATCAGGCCGCGCGTCGATGAGGATCGGCGCGTACTCCGGCGCTACGCAAGCGAAGCGTTGCGGCGAGCAGGAGAATGGATCGACGACCGAATGGTACGGGATTTCAGAGACAGGCACTAG